In Euphorbia lathyris chromosome 2, ddEupLath1.1, whole genome shotgun sequence, the sequence ttagtttcaaacttaacctcgccctcatcctcgcactccttggggacggcctgaaacatcatttctcgatctgaagctccaaaaatcctccaagcctatgaaaatggaatccatccgagcatctcatccacatgtacatagcttgcattcccacatgtccatacatccatataaagcaaaacacataggccacacgtatgcacattcaaacacgcgcacggtcacctgcatacgcacatataagtgtttacatgcatccataggtTAGGCTACATCCACCATCTCTATGCATCGCTACATACCTCTCCttgacacaagctcatcaaaaccaaattccCGTCCTTATAACCCTTGGTAtcaaacttatcctcacccTCGTCCTTGCACACCTTGGGGATGGCCCGAAGCATCATTTATCGATCTAAAGCTACCAAAATCctccagcctatgaaaagggaatccattcgaccatctcatccacacatacatagtttgcatacacacatgtccatacatccgcataaagcaaaacacataagccacacttatgcacattcaaacacacgcacagtcacctgcacacacacacataggtgtttacacgcatccatagactaggctacattcacccatctatatgcatcactacacacatgcggtcgatttagagaccgaGGTTGcctttgagccattttgcctgcggtcgatttagagaccagggttgcttttgagccattttacccgcggtcgtggactagggttgctattgagccattttgcctgcggtcgatttagagaccagggctgcttttgagccattttacccgcggtcgtggaccagggtcgcttttgagccattttacctgcggtcctggaccagggttgcttttgagccatcttacccgcggtcgtggactagggttgctattgagccattttgcctgcggtcgatttagagaccagggctgcttttgagccattttactcgcggtcgtggaccagggttgctgttgagccatcttacccgcggtcgtggaccagggttgcttttgagccattttacccgcggtcgtggaccagtgtagctattgagccattttgcctgcggtcgatttagagaccggggctgcttttgagccattttacccacggtcgtgcaccagggttgcttttgagccatttttacccgcggtcgatttagagatcagggttgcttttgagccgttttacctgaggtcgatttagagaccagggttgctattgagccactTTACCTgtagtcgatttagagactaggttcCCAGAAAGAGCGCCCGTCCGCGGCCGATTTAGAGGCAAGGACAGGACAACCAAAGTAAAGATCGAAGATGAGGAGGGAACTTGCGACGTGGAGATCAtgtatttctcctcccactctatatgtgtcttttactgtaatatatttacattgcatgtgttgcgttagcaaaaaacgttttccaaaacacacacatcactgtcaaaatagaaaagtaggggcaactgtagacaccgagtcggaggacctgtgacgaaaacctgaaacaagacagttgaagcggttgattccggaagtttcgacaaaaaaataataaaataaataatttacggtgggtcgctgttgttgattGGATGGCTCGCGAATTCTTAGTGGCATGGTGCGAGTACTTAGCGGCGGtcggcgcgcgttcgacgacagtcggacacccgcttgacgacgcaaagcgcgcgctcgacgcccgtcggacgcacgcatcgaaccaggaatagcacgcgctcgacgtccgagcaatgcacgagcttggcaGCGCTTGACGCGCGCTCGTTGGCCACCGGAcatgtgcgcccggcagcggggaacacacgttcggcgatcacgacgcgtggacgcccgacggtgcggaacgtgagctcgacggccgcatGGAGCGTGCACGCCCggcggcgcgagacgcgccctgGCGGCCGTTggacgagcgcccaaccgcgtcgggcagacgcccaacggcagttgggcgcgcacgcccaacgcaaggttgggtggccgcccaacatgctttgggcggccgcccaacccccttgggcgatgcctgattttactcgggcgtcgcccatttgtccggggacccgtttgcctataaaaggtacggatccccatgcatttggggaGGGGGGGATttcttggagcctttctcactctaaacatttttagagagagaaagtgaattttttttttgagaaaaatatttttttttctcaaaaattccgagtttcctaaagttaaacttttactaaaaaatataaaaaaggaagatcgcgactcgtggaatcgatcggcttcgactgtcagataccgaatttaaggtattatccgaggactagactcttttattttattttatttactctcttcttctatttttttatgtgatagtttctttatttgattagttatttattttatcacgttttatttaattagcgtatttatttaatttttgtttcgtgttgaataaaattcggttttgttttaaaatagaaaacctcgttttgatatcccaatacgaaccgtgatccgataaaaaggtagttcgggtatcgaaaacgttgaaattataagtttctaatttaaaagaaatttccaaataatgttttaaaataaaaacatcgttttaggaacttccgttattgactatgatccatttttggtagttcggaaatccaaaacgattgaattagatttaatttaaagcttttgaataaatctggaaacaattagagtgctgctgtaatttgccatttctgtcactaattgctgtttacctacGGATTtgccgtcggtaaatctgccaaaacgcaaaaaatgccatttcagtccctttttctcaacttctaagcttttaatccttaatatatatatgtatagttatgtaatatatgtgtttcaaactattttagatgtttagtgtatataattatttaggatgtttgtatatcattctttatttaatttttaaaacataagtatatatatatatatttgttcttttattcatttgagttatattagatcctattttgaagattatttacttgggcattttgggaaataatcaatagatattagtatatgttattttttgatatttaaaactataatagttatgtatatatgtagttttgggatatttgggttattttattggttattgaatgaaattgttttgggtaaatgttaggttcttatttatgagatttatttactattttcacatctttaaagtataaatgtattttatctaatattttcatatatgtattatatagtttccttttattaacttttattttcatattctctttttgatttaaatgtatatatatatatgctagaattactttatttattcttttggatcattcatgggtccatgtttcaaatgggctttatttgattatgaatcttgctttaaatgagtttattattgtaattataataggtagagagagtccattaaataagaggggaaaataaatcaaaagaaagagagttttcaatttgattatttaaactaatgaatttttagaggttcctaatgtaaataaatggagttgttttttgttaatatttcaaatcgtttccaaaacaccacgttttaaaaccttaatccgttccaaaggcggattaagtgaacattgtaattaaaatcgctttctttgtgaataatagagtttttgaatcattttcttaaaggatttgtacaaaataaaattgacttgtatgtttaaccacgttttcttaactaaaggtTTTTGTCTCAAACGTTTCCAAAGCACTTGAGTCGCTCCAACGGTGACTCGAGTAAACTTCActaatcggggttttaaaacgcacctaaatcgttccaacggtgattaaggtacgaaccatgtaaataaactcgttttggggaaataagttagtgtagaataaacacacggcatgacatttaaataaagttataaataaatcacttctttcttcccccttctctgtgtatgtataatataaataggtgattctttactaatatagctttccaataatatatgctcaaaacggtttctgaaaaaagaaagaaaaggtttcaaatgaattttaaacttaaagaagtatacgattagtccgttatcgcctaacatgctgagtaggaggccggtggttcataaccgggcgatgtcggggtgcctagtagcctttctccggaaaggagctagccttctcggctcgtacctaagtttcccgaacccacaccggtctcccgcaagggatcggtgttcattttccccttcgtgggtggcgactcttccatatctccgagctccggtcctgccgagcagcttgattccacgatcgGTTGCTtttggcgccaatcaccgcttacgtcgccatgaggttgtccaccccccggtccgcccgggagattaggtcacggcacctcgtctaacagcgaCCATCATTCTCCAGCCGTTCGGATGTATTTGCCCAGGGCACAGATCATATTCCTTCAGCACTTCTACAAAAAAGGGCAGGAGCGGCAGCCGCATCCCCGATTCTAACTGCTCCTCGTAAACGATCAGCTCATTTGCGCCACCCACAGAATGGGCTCTATTTTCTTCGCCCAACGCAACCAATTCGTAGGGCTCTCCGAGTCGGTACACCGCAGATATCGCCGGCAGGTCTGCTGAGACGATTATACTATAGGCATCTTTGATCGAAAGGGATTCCGGCCTCTTAGGACGCTCGGCTCTCTCAAAGAGCTTACCCTCGATACTAGAAGTCCCAAGAGATCGAGTCCACACCCTCTCGCGCATTTCCTCATAAATCGCGGTAAGGGGCCGCTCCGCAGTAATCAGACCCTCCGGCACAACCACTACCACCTCTAGAACGCCGGCAGCAACGCCTCCGGTAGGACGCTCGACGGTAGGCGGCGGGCGAACAACggatttctttcttttcttcgcCGCACCGGCCACTGCGCTATTTTCACTATCCTTTTCCGCTCGCCTTTTTCGCGATACCGTTCGCGTCCGCGAAGCGTCTCGAAGCGTGAAGTCACCAGGGGCAACCGGCGGCAGTCTGCTTAGGGCTCCCcgtgaagaaccctctgacataatACCCCTCCCCAGAAAAGTCgaaataaagcaaagaaaaacgCAAAAGCCAAGGCCAAGAGATTATACGACAAACCTTAGCAAAAGTTACGATAAACTCTGACGCGAGGAATCTCCCGAAGAGCAACAATTATCGGATGACCGCCAAATATTCAGTGCACGGGCAAATGAGGGCAGGTCGACACGATCGTAGAAGAAAGACAGAACCCACAGGAAGCAAAAGCAGACAGAAAATTTTTTCTCAGAGAAAATTGGAGAATGAAATAAAGAGATTTCATCTTACCTCTTCTGGTATTTATAgctgggggggggggggggtaaaaGGCGCCGACACAGCTCATTTTTGCAATAAATTCTTACGGCGCATGCGGGGGATTTAATTACAGATGCAATTAATGCAGCGCTACAAACAAAAAACGCATGTAGTAATCCCAAAGGTTTCTTCCAGATTAGTCCGAAGAGCCCTTCTTACGGTTGTCCACCATTTATCTGGGCGAGAAACAGAGGCAGTCCCGTATCTTCTCGCATTAAATACTCGACTTAACTCTTCGGTggggggggactacttgattcgggATATGAATCAGGGCCTGAGGCCCAGGAGGGCCCAAGGCCCAGGCaccctctataaatacacaGCTCATATTGGGAATCGAGGCGGGTAACTCTTTCTATCTCTTACACAATTGATTAATAAACGCTCTTGAGCTACTAATTGTCTTGCTcgtcggagtatccgcagggaccTTTCCCGGCGCAGGGACGAGCAATCGGCGAGCCAGACGTCATCACCGAAGGCCAGGATCACTGTGTTCGCATTCCTAGATTAgtaagtaagcatagcctaaccccgTTATGTTAAACaaatattgatgctattttataaattaagcctaaattaatacttcaaaaaaaatcataataccTTATCCCTAGACCTAGCATGGGCCGATGAGCCCGCCCAGGTCCAGATCCATTTAGTCGGGCTTGGACACATAAAATTAGAGTCAGGTCCATCCAATCCAAGCCCAAACCCGTATAAGTCCGTCAGAAACTAGGCGAGCTTGGACTATATGAATTTACATTGGTCCGGCCCGGTccgatatatatatgtatatatattataatttataaatataaattaattatattttttatgagaTGATATATATACTTACCTTAGAATTTTTCCAAACTTATTATGGTGTtgtgtgttttatttttttattaagaaaagttggtattatttttaattgtattttttttaatatacagaTGGACTTGTACGGACGGACTTGGGATTCATATTTTAGACCCGAACCCGACTCAATTTATTCCTGACTAGGCTGAGTTTGGGCTCGTCAGGTTTTATTAGAAAACCCGACAGGCCCGGCCCAGCCCCAGATGTAGTGCTGCCCGTGCCTTTGACAGATGTGGGAATCCcatcaaaacgacgtagttttactctctcttcttctctctgaATTAGGGTTTTGCTTTCTTATTCGTAGTTTTGAATTTCTGAACTTCATCTGCTGGAATTGGAATTAGAATTGCATTTTGGGTCGAGGCTTGTCTCCAATCTCGAGCAAAGGTCAGGTCTTCTTTCACAATCTTCAGTTTAAGGTTTATCATGTTTCAATTTCTCTCCAAAACGCTTCTCCATTCTAGAAATGGTTCCACTGTCGCACCTCATAACCCATCAATGGTGATTTCATTTTCACTTAGATACTTCTCAAGTGATTCTGATAATCCAAAAACATGTGGATTATCTCCAAAATCAGCTCTCTCAGCTTCTAAAACTCTCCAATTGGAATCTTCCCAGCAGCCTGATTCGGTTGTATCCTCCTTGGAAAAGTTTGGATTCTCGAAAATTCAAATCTCTGATATGATCAGAAAGTTCCCTAAAATGCTATGTTGCCATCCCGAGAAGACCATTTCCCCCAAACTTGAGCTCTTTCGCTCTAGAGGAGCTTCAACCCCTGACCTTGTAACAATCTTCACTACCTACCCCTGGATGTTCAACATAAGCTTAGAAAATAGGTTGGTTggtaatttcaatttttttattgaccTATTGCAATCCGAATATAAAGCCATTGAATTGATTAAACGAAATGCTCGTGTTCTAAATACTAATCTTGAAGTTGCTCTAATTCCTAATATAAACACTTTGAGAGAAAATGGAGTGCCTGCATCAAGAATTTTGTGGTTAATTCATATTAGTTGGGTAAGTATTGCAACAAATCCAGTCAATTTTGGAAAGATTTTGGAGGAAGTCAAGGAAATGGGATTTAATCCTCTGAAATCACAGTTTGTTTTAGCAATCAAAATGTTGTCAGGATTGAGCAAATCGAAGAGGGATGAGAAGGTTGCGATTTTTAAGAGGTGGGGTTGGTCCGATGAAGATATAATTACAGCCTTCAAGAGGTTCCCATCAATTCTCTCAATCTCCGAGGATAAGCTAATGGCCGCGATGGATTTTTATGTCAACAAATTGGGTTTACACTATTCAGTCATCTTGAGTTGTCCTGCACTACTCGGATACAGCTTGAAGAATAGGCTCATTCCAAGAGGTGCAGTTATTGAATTTCTGTTATCCAAGGGTCTGGTCAAATTGGATTCAAGCATAATTAGTTTGTTCACATATTCAGAGAGGCGTTTCTTGGAAAAATACGTGAAATGTCATGAGGAAGCTCCTCGTTTAATTCAGCTGTATAACCACAAGTTAAATCTTTCCGATACAAGAAAATGTGGAGAAGATAAAGAATGACAAGGTGATGCAAATTTATGCCACTGCTTTTTCTGCGATTCTTGATTGAATTCTGAAATTCTCAGTGAAGTTGGAATCTACAACATTGAAATTCTTGTCTACTTTTGGGAAATTCATCCTGTGGAGTAAAGATATAAATTTGTGCTgctttttttgttataaaactACGGAACCTTTGTTTTGCTTGAAATGGCCAAGGGATGTTCAACAAGGTCCCCTGAATCCTAGTTAATGCACTTTTGAGGGTCCTTGGATATTGAAATCTTTGCAAACTCTTGTATGCATTGCTTTCAAATCTTTCAATTCAATTTCTTCCTCAAGTTTTACTGGATCAGTGCCTTTAATCCAAACGAATCAGGTGCCAGAAGCAGCCCGGTTAACAGTTTGAAGTAGCAAATGAAGGTTCCGACTGCTGAAGTGCAAGGAGAGGCAGAGCAAAGAGCATTTGCTTTGGCATTAGGCGAGAATAGGAATTGAAGTTGGCTCAACATTGTAATGGAAGATGCAGAGACTGAGAAAATGGCTGCCTGAGGTTTTCAACTATCCTctcaatttataatttatttatttatttttattattagatAGTTGATGATATGCATTTAAGTCATGATGATCCTTTCTTTGAACATAAAGATAGTAGATGTGCATTTAAATCATGATGATTGTTTGTTGCTATTTCTTGGTTCCTCTGAAACATAACATAGAatgtttcaaactatttttgttATCAATTTCTTGGAGAATTATGTTAAATATCTAGTTTTGGCATAATGAATTCTGTAACATGGATGATTAAGTTCATGCTACATAAATAAAGagtaaagtaaaaataaaaacatgtgGTTTGGTACATTTAGAAACGCAACGGCAGTTTCATAGTTAAAAACTTTTAAATTGGAGTCTGAGGTTCACGCTGTTAGCAAAAAAAGTATATGGCATCCGAATCCGAATTTTAGCTTGATATCAGCTCTAGAATTTCGGTCTTTAGGATTTGCCTGGAGACAAGAGGTTCATTAAGAGGAGTTGTTAGCCATGAATGGGAAGAGAAAAGTATATGTAGCTTTTGTGATTCACTTCCCATGGTTTGATGCTTTGAAATTAACCAAAAATAATAAGGAGAAGATGAGTTGCAGTTTAAAGTAGAAGAGACTTTGAATTTATAATGAACAAAAACATAAGAAATTTACATATCATTTTGCTTGATAGATACCTAGTCGATTCAACTTGCACCTCAACGTTTGATGACATCATAAACTTTCAAAACATCCTTTTTGTTTCTCAACATTGCTTAAATTGTCGTGGTAGTATTGCGCTGCGTCATTAACAGTTTAAGCAAGTTGACATGAtggaaatgttttttttttcttttaagaaAGTTGAGctaagagggcgagccttggcgcaacggtaaaactttgttgtcgtgtgactgagatgtcatgggttcgagtcttaggagtggcctcttgccaaaaaaaaattggtaagggaaggcttgcccccagtacacccttgtggtgggacccctccccggaccctcgcttagcggggacgcgtaatgcaccgggccgccctttttaagAAAGTTGAGCTAGCAGAAAGATCGTTTTAATGAAATTGAGATGATAGTCATTTGAAGCTAAGTTGAAGTGCAAAAATTCTATTGAAAGTTTGGAAGATCATTAAGCATTTGACTGCAAGTTGAAATTGAGCCCATTGGTATATATTTGTATTCAATTATTGTTGTATAGTAGAGGGTTACCTTCTATTGGAGATGTCATCTTCATCAGCTTAAAATGGATTAGTATGTTagtaaagtgtaaaattcaaaggACAATAATGTTCAGTTTAAAATTAGGAAAGAATTGAGAGATCATGTAATTTACTTGACAATTataagggttaatacacatactTACCCTTATATTATCACGGAAAAACAGATATGTCCCTATATCAACTAAACTCACAAAACTATTCCtaaatttttcacaaacctgcaattatatTCTAATCTAATAGTTTCGTGAAAACACTTTGACTCATCATGACTCAGCACTCCCAATCCCATCCGTAGCACAATGGTTAAACCCAACACCCAACGTGGCAGCACCATCTTTAAGCCACATAAAGACAAGAGTTTCCTCCACTATATGACCGATTTTGGAGCTTTATCAGTGAAATTAGAATCAGATAACATCTCGCTCTTCTTCCTTAACCTCCTTCAATGGACTAAATACTCATACTGATCTTCCTCAACACCAACAccattgatgatgatgatccaCACAATAAAGAGGAATCAATAGTTCAACTTTAAACTCTCTCAGAATTGTTTCCAAGCACCTAATCAAAACATATTAAGGAAAGAGTAACTACACCTTCATGTTTTTCAAGGTGTTTGTTCTTTTCACTTAAAAAGGCAAATATCACCAAAAAATTTACACATGATTGATTCGATCAATAATTTTTACtgaaattactttttttttttcaaaaatcagAGAAACTTACTTAACCAAATACGGAATCGAGAATAAAAACTAGAGCAATGAAGACACTGAAGGACCGGAAAGATTGCGATGGCTTCTAATCTTTGCGCATTTGTGATCTCTTCGTGCTCCACACCGTGTTCTATGGCCTGAAGGATGTTTCTTCGCTCTGGTATTGTCGATGGCAGTTAGGAGGGCAACGAGTGATGCCACTGTTATTTAGTCCGTTGAAGGAGGCTAATGAAGAAGAGTGAGATGCTTCTGCTGCTGTTTCTGGATACAAGGAAAAGATGAAAGAAAGGAGTTGTCcagaaaaattccagaatctgTTTGGTTGAGAGTGAGGTAGATTAGAGAGAAAAgcagaaaaagatgaaaaggaaaaagaagcaATTAAAACAGAAAGAGACacaaagagaagagagagaagtgaTGGCTGAAAGTAAGACTATGAGAAGGGATGACACCGTTAATGCCAAATAAGTAagtctgttagattagggtataatcgCAGGTTtgtggaaaattcagggatagttttgtgagTTTATTTAATATGAGGGCATTTCTATTTTCCCGTGATAATAcatgggcaaatatgtgtattaatcCCAATTATAATTATTGCAACGAAAGCTCGTTTTTAACAAGATATTTATTAAATAtgaaagtaaattttttttgaaaatgaaatatgaacTAATACAAATtctaaacataattttttttgaaaatgaaatatgaacTAATACAAATTCTAAACATAAATGGACTTTAATAACACAACCTGGGTTTAATATCTCTTTAGCTCCTATACTTGTCTAAAAAAAGTTAACTACTTCATGTATTTTGCAAAAGTTCATTATGACATTTAAGCAAGTTGAAAGGACTATTCAGaacattttgaaagttaaaaGGAGCCAATCAAAAGTTTAGGACAAGTTCAAAAAGCGTATAATGGAATGAAGGGAGTAGTTAGTacagtagtgttcacatggaccctaatgaccacggtgaatttggtcattcaccgttagatgtgggctgattaaaatcctaagctggagattcaaagcatcctaataCTTAGATTTAATTAACCtgtgaatgatcaaattcacatggtcattagggtccatgtgaaaaATACTGGTAGTCAGTATATTAAAATAACAATAACATCATTTATACGATCCTCAAATCTGCAATCCCCATTTCCTTTTACAAGAATAAATTGCTAGCTGATGTTACTCTTCAGTTTGCTCAGGAAATTTTGGAGAACCGGATCCTCTAAGACTAATTGACAAACACGTGTTCAAACTGATACAGAAAGAGAAAGCTATTAAATGCAGCTTCTTAATAgcaaatcaattaaattaacacATATCATCCCACCATCCTTTGAACCTTGCCTACtcatagctcccatttgtatagtgTTTTTAGGATCGTTTTAGATCGTTTTtcctttgtttctatttaatttcagtatcgttttattactttttagttaaaattagaaatttcctttatttatggcatttttggtgttttcatggatttccaaggacctttcgtgcatttccgaaccagacccaagcctattagagcatttccggattattcagggaccgtcagagcacttttgggattcatcagtgaccattagagcacttttcggaagcccagggacctaaacggataaaagccggagcaaaatcgccccTTTTAGGACCTATCTCGTCGAGACAATaactgtctcatcgagacaggccctcatATCGTCGAGACaagacgagacgaggcggggcaaggcgcaccagcgccttcccccttgctgaaATTCGCGGATCAGGGCCCAGAAGCCCAtttaaacactttgtaaatgcctATTTTACCTGGAGACATTaggtttcctccctaactctataaatagggagctaatcctaatctttcaGGGGGATTAGCCATTCAATAAATCGGAGAGCCGTTAGagctttctctcctccataaTGTAGATTTTTAGctttcagttttattttccttctttctagattaggtttatttttagtttttatttcctTCAAGAACGATTGATGGGGGAAGCGCTTGATCTTCTATTTTGTAATTGGAATCGACAAACGGGTTCTAgatttcttctctctttcccttttgTCTTTTACctttatattcaattgaagctcttttccattattcatattgctatgattggtttgtctatgaaccgatccccatccaatttgggatggggatggaattgattgtatgaatatgtatgattagggatttaggacctttgattgatcagtttatgcatgcttaatgcctagatattgttaggaacagaatttatgctagaatgaacattgataatgatcaactagcctgtttatgtatataatgtgcttaatgcctgtgaccctgacattaaataggattatagatagatgagaacctgaccacggaatcatctataccgaacttgtgtaaatttgacttcgctagagaccactaggaatgaagctttgtggctgggctacggctttagccttagttgttaataaacctaatgctttgcatgacctagggtatatgcctaatcaagccgtcacccgaatgcatg encodes:
- the LOC136219846 gene encoding uncharacterized protein; translated protein: MFQFLSKTLLHSRNGSTVAPHNPSMVISFSLRYFSSDSDNPKTCGLSPKSALSASKTLQLESSQQPDSVVSSLEKFGFSKIQISDMIRKFPKMLCCHPEKTISPKLELFRSRGASTPDLVTIFTTYPWMFNISLENRLVGNFNFFIDLLQSEYKAIELIKRNARVLNTNLEVALIPNINTLRENGVPASRILWLIHISWVSIATNPVNFGKILEEVKEMGFNPLKSQFVLAIKMLSGLSKSKRDEKVAIFKRWGWSDEDIITAFKRFPSILSISEDKLMAAMDFYVNKLGLHYSVILSCPALLGYSLKNRLIPRGAVIEFLLSKGLVKLDSSIISLFTYSERRFLEKYVKCHEEAPRLIQLYNHKLNLSDTRKCGEDKE